The following coding sequences are from one Dermacentor andersoni chromosome 5, qqDerAnde1_hic_scaffold, whole genome shotgun sequence window:
- the LOC126531375 gene encoding trypsin-4-like: protein MICTLGRRASLWSEPLLLLSHVLLLALPSTSRARPLTEPGSEDCGVWSRRGGRVVGGVVADPAPWMVQLMRGRKHICAGALLSPRHVLTAAHCVQQHRPDLRLRLAEGAVHSPRQVLVHEDFDASELRHDLALLVLEEAAAVARAEMVCLPRASGENHEGRPALVSGWGSTGSHEQTQQQEKGGEGSPEHREAMVLTLNRDQCEEAYLGLLDITDEKLCAAGDGVDTCQGDSGGPLVVSDPVRDRFSVVGVTSFGVRCGDSRFPGVYTRVAAYLPWIRGKMVEHQ, encoded by the exons ATGATCTGCACCCTCGGACGACGTGCCTCGCTATG GTCTGAACCATTGCTGCTTCTATCACATGTGCTACTACTGGCTCTGCCTTCAACTTCGAGAGCGCGCCCCTTGACGGAACCGGGTAG CGAAGATTGTGGCGTATGGTCGCGGCGAGGCGGCCGAGTGGTGGGCGGTGTAGTCGCCGACCCGGCGCCCTGGATGGTGCAGCTGATGCGCGGGCGCAAGCACATCTGCGCCGGTGCCCTCCTCTCTCCAAGGCACGTGCTCACAGCTGCCCACTGCGTCCAGCAGCACAG GCCCGACCTGCGGCTTCGGCTGGCAGAAGGTGCCGTGCATTCTCCTCGGCAGGTGCTCGTGCACGAGGATTTCGACGCATCCGAGCTGCGCCACGACCTAGCGCTTCTGGTGCTGGAAGAAGCGGCGGCTGTGGCCCGCGCCGAGATGGTGTGCCTGCCAAGGGCAAGCGGGGAGAACCACGAGGGCAGGCCCGCCCTGGTGTCTGGGTGGGGCTCCACCGGGTCGCACGAGCAGACGCAGCAACAGGAGAAGGGGGGAGAAGGCAGCCCAGAACACCGCGAAGCGATGGTCCTGACGCTGAACCGCGACCAATGCGAAGAGGCCTACCTGGGCTTGCTGGACATCACTGACGAGAAGCTGTGTGCCGCAGGCGATGGCGTGGACACCTGCCAG GGCGACTCCGGAGGCCCGCTGGTTGTGAGCGATCCGGTGCGCGACCGGTTCTCAGTGGTCGGCGTTACGTCGTTCGGCGTGCGCTGCGGTGATTCCCGCTTTCCGGGAGTTTACACGCGCGTGGCCGCCTACCTGCCCTGGATACGCGGAAAGATGGTGGAACACCA ATAG
- the LOC126531372 gene encoding WD repeat, SAM and U-box domain-containing protein 1-like translates to MATREWKLRQTVESHAGDVTGCDFSGTTLATCSNDKTVRIWLYEGGSFTESSASPLVGHKYGVNAVQFSPLGTALASCSIDGSVFIWNVQSGEVLGQLQHPSEAALRCCSFSPSGALLATGGDDETLVLWDVATRSLMRSLGGHGALVTACSFSPDGALLASASSAGDLRLWDARYGHGSCLLTRSEAHDLGATGCHFSPQFEASLAQGTLESSYLLASCGNDDLVRVWQVRMAHRCSLWSQWVFEGHSGNVMCCRFAPGGQLLASSAGDKTTMLWDVGTGEQLQRLTKHTRYVPCCAFSGDGEFLATGSNDRTVVIWTQVENTGEEEQGEKLKPVQPQQPPLPKEGVGVAAVGRWSVNQVGEWLEGLGLGQHRATFEEHAIDGQELLHLTHEGLSNALHVDALGTRARLLREVQALKHPLWRHLPPAGEDDAALPEELFCPITQEPMRDPVVAADGYSYERTAISRWLESGKDTSPMTNEPLEHTMVLPNRTLQLLIQKYLR, encoded by the exons ATGGCGACCCGAGAGTGGAAACTCCGGCAGACGGTGGAGTCGCACGCCGGCGACGTGACGGGCTGCGACTTCTCGGGTACAACTTTGGCCACCTGCTCGAATGATAAGACGGTGCGAATCTGGCTCTATGAAGGAGGCTCATTCACAGAGTCGTCCGCGTCGCCCCTCGTCGGCCACAAGTACGGCGTGAACGCAGTGCAGTTCTCGCCGCTGGGTACGGCACTCGCATCGTGCTCCATCGACGGCAGCGTGTTTATATGGAACGTTCAG AGTGGCGAGGTGCTGGGACAACTGCAGCACCCAAGCGAGGCGGCTCTGCGATGCTGCAGCTTTTCGCCCTCGGGCGCGCTGCTGGCCACCGGTGGCGACGATGAGACGCTGGTTCTGTGGGACGTGGCCACACGCTCGCTGATGCGATCTCTCGGCGGCCACGGCGCTCTCGTCACCGCGTGCAGCTTTTCTCCCGACGGCGCGCTGCTGGCGTCCGCGTCGTCTGCCGGAGACCTGCGCCTTTGGGATGCGCGCTACGGTCACGGCAGCTGTCTGCTGACGCGCTCCGAGGCTCACGACCTGGGTGCCACTGGCTGCCACTTCAGCCCTCAGTTCGAGGCCAGTCTTGCACAGGGCACGCTCGAGAGCAGTTACCTGCTTGCGTCCTGCGGCAACGATGACCTCGTGCGCGTGTGGCAGGTGCGCATGGCGCACCGCTGCAGCCTCTGGTCCCAGTGGGTGTTCGAGGGCCACTCTGGAAACGTCATGTGCTGCCGTTTCGCACCTGGAGGTCAACTGCTAGCTTCCAG TGCCGGTGACAAGACCACCATGCTGTGGGATGTG GGCACTGgggagcagctgcagcggctgaCTAAGCATACCCGCTACGTGCCCTGCTGTGCCTTCTCAGGCGACGGAGAATTCCTGGCCACGGGCTCGAACGATCGCACAGTGGTAATCTGGACTCAGGTTGAGAACACCGGG GAGGAAGAGCAGGGAGAGAAACTGAAGCCAGTGCAGCCGCAACAGCCACCACTGCCCAAGGAGGGTGTTGGGGTGGCTGCGGTGGGCCGCTGGTCAGTGAACCAGGTGGGCGAATGGCTGGAGGGCCTGGGCCTTGGGCAGCACCGGGCCACCTTTGAGGAGCACGCCATCGATGGCCAGGAGCTGCTGCACCTGACCCATGAGGGGCTGAGCAATGCCCTGCACGTGGACGCCCTGGGCACACGTGCCCGCCTGCTGCGCGAGGTGCAGGCCTTGAAGCACCCCCTGTGGCGGCATCTGCCTCCAGCTGGGGAAGACGATGCCGCCCTGCCCGAAGAGCTCTTCTGCCCCATCACTCAGGAACCGATGCGCGATCCCGTCGTGGCCGCAG ATGGTTACAGTTATGAGCGGACCGCCATCAGTCGCTGGCTGGAGAGTGGGAAGGACACCAGCCCCATGACCAACGAGCCCTTGGAGCACACCATGGTGCTGCCCAACCGTACCCTGCAACTGCTCATCCAGAAGTACCTGCGCTAG